A section of the Paenibacillus aurantius genome encodes:
- a CDS encoding response regulator transcription factor, translating to MIRNLLVADDDANIRELLRYVLTKEGYRVHEARDGEEAVRILKDHSLDMAVLDIMMPGLDGLELCGLIRQTYDIPIILLTAKDQLTDKQQGYLRGTDDYVTKPFEPQELVFRIKALFRRYQRPSSDTLNLNRIVIDCRNREVSDGISDFLLPMKEFDLLSQLAHYPGRLFSREELIRLIWGEDYEGDDRTVDVHIKRLRQRFAEYGDDFSIVTVRGIGYKLEVGKR from the coding sequence ATGATCCGAAACCTGCTCGTAGCGGACGATGACGCTAACATAAGAGAGCTGCTTAGGTATGTTTTGACCAAGGAAGGTTACCGCGTGCACGAGGCGCGGGATGGGGAAGAGGCCGTCCGGATTCTAAAAGACCATTCCCTGGATATGGCCGTTCTGGATATTATGATGCCCGGCCTGGATGGGCTTGAGCTTTGCGGCCTTATCAGGCAAACTTACGACATTCCGATTATCCTGCTTACGGCCAAAGATCAGCTTACGGACAAGCAGCAAGGTTATCTAAGGGGCACGGACGATTATGTGACCAAGCCGTTTGAGCCGCAGGAGCTTGTTTTTCGGATCAAGGCCCTGTTCCGGCGTTACCAGCGGCCTTCCAGCGATACCCTGAACTTGAACCGGATTGTAATCGACTGCAGGAATCGCGAGGTTTCGGACGGCATCTCTGATTTTCTGCTGCCGATGAAGGAATTCGATCTGCTTTCTCAGCTTGCTCACTATCCCGGCCGCTTGTTCTCGAGGGAAGAGCTGATCCGGCTTATCTGGGGAGAGGACTACGAAGGGGACGACCGCACGGTCGACGTCCATATCAAGAGGCTCCGGCAGCGATTTGCGGAGTACGGCGACGATTTCTCGATTGTGACGGTACGGGGGATCGGCTACAAGCTGGAGGTGGGCAAGCGTTGA
- a CDS encoding cold-shock protein has product MKGTVKWFNAEKGYGFISVEGGEDVFVHFSAIQGEGFKSLDEGQEVEFEITQGNRGAQAANVIKL; this is encoded by the coding sequence TTGAAAGGTACAGTTAAATGGTTCAACGCAGAAAAAGGCTACGGTTTTATCTCGGTTGAGGGCGGCGAAGACGTATTCGTTCACTTCTCGGCTATCCAAGGCGAAGGATTCAAATCCCTTGACGAAGGTCAAGAAGTTGAATTCGAAATCACTCAAGGAAACCGCGGCGCTCAAGCAGCTAACGTCATTAAATTATAA
- a CDS encoding class I SAM-dependent methyltransferase produces the protein MSKEFYEQTGVAMTCRSYREYADMFALEPADLEAGPILDVAGGASSFAAGAGRNGFEVMAADPQYAMSRHELEKHGREEIETSTAKLKGLAHQYDWSYYGSLDAHRANREQSLSLFLADFEREGERRYKPASLPKLPFEDEAFSLVLCSHFLFLYNRQLDYDFHLAAVRELIRLLRPEGQLRIYPLVDLHWQPYPHLEKLLTELEGEGISSRTARSGLPFIPGSDSLLVLTKNSGKVLGK, from the coding sequence ATGAGCAAAGAGTTTTATGAGCAGACCGGAGTGGCCATGACCTGCCGGTCGTACCGGGAATACGCAGACATGTTCGCGCTGGAGCCAGCGGATCTTGAGGCGGGCCCCATTCTGGATGTGGCGGGAGGAGCTTCTTCCTTTGCCGCCGGAGCCGGCCGGAACGGCTTTGAGGTCATGGCGGCCGATCCCCAGTATGCCATGTCCCGGCACGAGCTGGAGAAGCACGGAAGAGAAGAGATTGAGACCTCCACGGCCAAATTGAAGGGCCTGGCCCACCAGTACGACTGGTCTTATTATGGAAGCCTGGATGCTCACCGGGCCAATCGGGAGCAGTCTTTAAGCCTGTTCCTTGCCGACTTTGAACGGGAAGGGGAAAGGCGGTATAAGCCTGCATCCCTGCCAAAGCTTCCTTTTGAAGACGAAGCCTTTTCCTTGGTGCTTTGCAGCCACTTTCTGTTCCTTTACAACCGCCAGCTGGATTATGATTTTCACTTGGCAGCCGTCAGAGAGCTTATTCGATTGCTCCGTCCGGAAGGGCAGCTAAGGATTTACCCGCTTGTGGATCTTCATTGGCAGCCTTATCCCCATCTGGAGAAGCTCCTAACGGAGCTGGAAGGGGAAGGTATTTCCTCGCGGACGGCCCGGTCCGGACTGCCTTTTATCCCGGGTTCCGACTCCCTGTTGGTTCTGACCAAAAATTCCGGAAAAGTTCTTGGAAAGTAG
- a CDS encoding TerC family protein, with product MEFLTPEFFTALLSIIIIDLVLAGDNAIVIGMAARNVPKEMQKRVIAWGTLGAIVIRIVATLAVAWLLKIPGLLLVGGILLLWISYKLLTDKKGHELEAKTSVWDAIKTIIIADAAMGMDNVLAVAGAAHGSFLLVIIGLLISIPIVVWGSTLFVKIIDRFPVVIYAGAGILAYTAAKMIVEEPVVHDNLLHPVWGKWTVISVVVLLILGLGYMRNRVGRRQELPDA from the coding sequence ATGGAGTTTCTAACACCCGAATTTTTTACCGCACTGCTCAGTATCATCATCATTGACCTGGTCCTCGCCGGGGACAACGCCATCGTAATCGGAATGGCGGCCCGCAACGTTCCGAAGGAGATGCAGAAAAGGGTTATCGCCTGGGGGACACTCGGAGCGATTGTCATCCGGATCGTGGCCACCCTCGCGGTCGCCTGGCTGCTCAAAATTCCCGGTCTGCTGCTCGTGGGCGGCATCCTGCTTCTCTGGATCTCCTACAAGCTTCTGACGGATAAGAAGGGTCATGAGCTCGAAGCCAAGACGTCTGTCTGGGATGCGATCAAGACGATCATTATCGCCGACGCGGCCATGGGGATGGACAACGTTCTCGCCGTCGCCGGCGCCGCTCACGGAAGCTTCCTGCTTGTCATTATTGGTCTGCTCATAAGCATTCCGATCGTCGTCTGGGGCAGCACGTTGTTCGTGAAGATCATCGACCGCTTCCCTGTTGTGATCTATGCCGGTGCCGGGATCCTGGCCTATACCGCCGCCAAAATGATCGTGGAGGAGCCGGTGGTGCACGACAACCTGCTCCATCCGGTTTGGGGGAAATGGACGGTCATTTCTGTTGTCGTTCTCCTCATCCTGGGACTGGGCTATATGCGGAACCGGGTCGGCCGCCGTCAAGAGCTGCCGGATGCCTAA
- a CDS encoding thiamine pyrophosphate-binding protein, with product MKHNGNGMPGEDLTVAGYLIAQLEAWGVKRIYGVIGDANLRFLDELSRSSAIRYIACRHEGAAALMASAEAKLTGRIGVCLATSGPGAANLVNGLADAAMDYAGVLAITGQVETSKHGTRTKQFVNQQLLMQALTDQSRELVSGQALPELLHGLLVQALLHGKAAHLSVAKDVWEQKLTGLPIPYGSYLHQPLLTPREALEKAVEELSRAAKPVLYVGSGAGQVKEEVLSLAELLEAAVITTLPARPLFPNDHPRYAGGLGQAGSEAATVLLRESDLILMLGATWWPDDYVPTQARLIQIDRSPANLAVGHPLLHGIVGDLADCLPELLAMVRRLPQADRAAWVRRTAGVTAEWNSQLLMEAARETHPLSPQMIMREIADAAPPNAVIAVDTGDHTIWFNRIYQAKRDQTVLVSGRWRTLGFALPAAIAAKLAQPERPVLAIAGDGGSIQTMMEFLTAVEHKLPLTVLILNNASYAMEANRMKKAGLAPLGSSIRNPDFPKLAEACGGAGERTDSLTGLREALQKASSSPVPFLIEVITAPEMAPHTKL from the coding sequence TTGAAGCATAACGGAAACGGCATGCCGGGGGAAGACCTGACGGTCGCCGGTTACCTTATCGCCCAGCTGGAGGCTTGGGGCGTTAAGCGCATCTACGGCGTAATCGGGGATGCCAATCTGCGGTTTCTGGATGAACTCAGCCGCAGCTCCGCCATCCGTTACATAGCCTGCCGCCACGAAGGAGCCGCGGCGTTGATGGCGTCCGCCGAAGCCAAGCTGACGGGCCGGATCGGCGTATGCCTGGCGACGAGCGGTCCGGGAGCGGCCAACCTGGTTAACGGGCTGGCGGATGCGGCGATGGATTATGCCGGCGTCTTGGCTATTACCGGTCAGGTGGAAACGTCCAAGCACGGCACCCGCACGAAGCAGTTCGTCAACCAGCAGCTCTTGATGCAGGCGCTGACGGACCAATCCCGCGAACTGGTGAGCGGGCAGGCACTGCCGGAGCTGCTACACGGTCTGCTCGTTCAAGCTCTTCTGCACGGCAAGGCAGCTCACCTTTCGGTTGCCAAAGATGTGTGGGAGCAGAAGCTTACAGGCCTTCCGATCCCTTATGGGAGCTATCTGCATCAGCCGCTGCTCACCCCCAGGGAAGCACTGGAAAAAGCGGTAGAGGAGCTTTCCCGGGCCGCGAAGCCGGTCCTTTATGTAGGAAGCGGAGCCGGGCAGGTGAAGGAGGAAGTTCTGTCTCTGGCGGAGCTGCTGGAGGCGGCCGTCATCACGACCCTTCCGGCAAGGCCCCTGTTTCCTAACGATCACCCCCGGTACGCCGGAGGGCTGGGCCAGGCCGGAAGCGAAGCGGCAACGGTGCTTCTGCGGGAAAGCGACCTGATCCTCATGCTGGGCGCTACCTGGTGGCCGGACGATTACGTGCCGACGCAGGCGCGTCTTATCCAGATCGACCGGTCCCCGGCCAACCTTGCGGTCGGGCATCCGCTTCTCCATGGAATCGTAGGAGATCTGGCCGATTGCCTGCCGGAGCTCTTAGCCATGGTGCGGAGACTGCCGCAGGCGGACCGCGCCGCATGGGTACGCCGAACGGCGGGGGTTACGGCGGAATGGAACAGCCAGCTCCTCATGGAGGCTGCGCGGGAAACGCATCCGCTCTCTCCCCAGATGATCATGCGGGAGATCGCCGACGCGGCTCCACCGAATGCCGTAATCGCTGTGGATACCGGAGATCACACCATTTGGTTCAATCGGATCTACCAGGCCAAGCGGGACCAGACCGTGCTCGTCTCGGGCCGCTGGCGGACACTGGGCTTCGCGCTTCCGGCCGCCATTGCGGCAAAGCTTGCCCAGCCGGAACGCCCGGTCCTCGCCATCGCTGGAGACGGAGGCTCTATTCAGACGATGATGGAATTTCTGACGGCCGTCGAGCACAAGCTCCCTCTAACCGTCCTGATCCTCAACAACGCAAGCTACGCCATGGAAGCGAACCGGATGAAGAAGGCCGGACTCGCTCCGCTTGGAAGCTCGATCCGGAATCCGGATTTCCCCAAGCTGGCGGAAGCGTGCGGGGGAGCGGGGGAGAGAACGGACAGCTTGACGGGCCTCCGGGAAGCTCTCCAGAAGGCATCTTCTTCTCCGGTCCCTTTCTTGATCGAGGTCATCACAGCTCCCGAAATGGCTCCCCACACGAAGCTGTAA
- the pepF gene encoding oligoendopeptidase F: MNQVAKRSDVSKEHQWKLEDLFADQQAWDREYQEVKDLLKKVEPYQGKLNEPHAIKECFALEDEISVHTERLYVYANMKHHEDTAEPSFQALSEKSRKLSVEVSEALSFVTPEILSLSEAKLKELMENPDLSFYKRTLEEMIRQKPHVLSKSEEALLAQVGNLSQAPGTIFGMLNNADMKFPKIKNEEGKEVELTHGSYIQFLESKDRDVRRNAFEAVYATYAKQKNTIGATLSANISKNIFYAKARKYPSVLEMSLYGDNIPKEVYTNLIDTIHESLPLLQRYMNLRKKLLKVDELHMYDLFAPLVEEFKWDINYQQATEMVQDSLKPLGDDYLKVLQSGFENGWIDIYENEGKRSGAYSWGAYGTHPYVLLNHKDNLNSMFTLAHEMGHALHSYLSDENQEYRYAQYTIFLAEVASTLNEALLMDYLLKKTTDPKAKMYLLTYYADQFRTTVFRQTMFAEFEKITHERAEAGDSLTPQELSKIYYDLNLLYHGKGMVVDKDIEMEWARIPHFYNSFYVYKYATGFSAATSFAKQILDEGQPAVDRYLGFLKSGGSDYSINILQRAGVDMSSPEPIKQAMSVFKSLIEQMEDLTK; this comes from the coding sequence ATGAATCAAGTAGCAAAACGCTCAGACGTATCGAAGGAGCACCAATGGAAGCTGGAGGACCTGTTTGCCGACCAGCAAGCATGGGACCGGGAATACCAAGAAGTCAAAGACCTGCTGAAGAAAGTGGAGCCTTACCAGGGCAAGCTGAATGAGCCCCATGCCATCAAAGAATGCTTCGCGCTCGAGGATGAGATCTCCGTACATACCGAACGCTTATACGTATACGCCAACATGAAGCACCATGAGGATACCGCGGAGCCCTCGTTCCAGGCGCTGTCCGAGAAGTCCCGAAAGCTCAGTGTCGAAGTGAGCGAAGCGCTGTCTTTCGTGACGCCGGAAATTTTGAGCTTGTCCGAAGCCAAGCTGAAGGAACTGATGGAGAATCCGGACCTGAGCTTCTACAAGCGGACGCTGGAGGAAATGATCCGCCAGAAGCCGCACGTTCTCAGCAAGTCTGAAGAAGCCCTTCTGGCCCAAGTAGGAAACCTCTCCCAGGCCCCGGGCACCATCTTCGGAATGCTCAACAATGCGGACATGAAGTTCCCGAAGATCAAGAATGAAGAAGGCAAGGAAGTCGAGCTTACCCACGGCAGCTACATCCAGTTTCTGGAGAGCAAGGACCGGGATGTGCGCCGGAATGCGTTCGAAGCGGTGTATGCCACCTACGCCAAGCAGAAGAACACGATCGGGGCCACGCTCAGCGCCAACATTTCCAAAAATATTTTTTATGCCAAAGCCCGTAAGTATCCTTCCGTTCTCGAAATGTCCCTCTACGGAGATAACATTCCGAAGGAAGTATACACGAATCTTATCGATACGATTCACGAGTCCCTGCCGCTTCTGCAGCGCTACATGAACCTCCGCAAGAAGCTCTTGAAGGTCGACGAGCTTCATATGTATGACCTGTTCGCCCCCCTAGTCGAAGAATTCAAGTGGGACATCAACTACCAGCAGGCGACGGAGATGGTCCAGGACAGCTTGAAGCCGCTCGGCGACGATTACCTGAAGGTTCTGCAGAGCGGATTCGAGAACGGCTGGATCGACATCTACGAGAACGAGGGAAAACGCAGCGGGGCCTACAGCTGGGGAGCCTACGGCACTCATCCTTATGTGCTGCTGAACCACAAGGACAACCTGAACAGCATGTTCACGCTTGCCCATGAGATGGGCCATGCTCTGCACTCCTACCTGTCCGACGAGAATCAGGAGTACCGGTACGCGCAGTATACGATCTTCCTTGCCGAAGTGGCCTCTACGCTGAATGAAGCCCTTCTCATGGATTATCTGCTGAAGAAGACGACGGATCCGAAGGCCAAAATGTACCTGCTCACCTACTATGCCGATCAATTCCGCACGACCGTGTTCCGCCAAACCATGTTCGCGGAGTTCGAGAAGATTACGCACGAAAGAGCCGAAGCGGGCGATTCGCTTACTCCTCAGGAGCTGAGCAAAATCTACTACGACCTGAACTTGCTGTATCACGGCAAAGGAATGGTCGTCGACAAGGACATCGAGATGGAATGGGCGCGCATTCCCCATTTCTACAACAGCTTCTATGTCTACAAATACGCCACGGGCTTCTCCGCGGCCACGAGCTTCGCGAAGCAGATTCTGGACGAAGGCCAGCCGGCCGTCGACCGCTACCTCGGGTTCCTGAAGAGCGGCGGAAGCGACTATTCCATCAACATCCTGCAGCGTGCGGGTGTCGACATGTCGTCGCCGGAGCCGATCAAGCAGGCGATGAGCGTGTTCAAGAGCCTTATCGAGCAGATGGAAGACCTGACGAAATAA
- a CDS encoding beta-propeller domain-containing protein: MRRIWMVPALSAALLLTSSASPAPPAAAGPGSEYTLLLEGAAMTLDASPKLMNGTMMVPLRNLAEAAGAEVEWNHKEQSVTAVKGDTSVKLTIGSTSAVRNGSPWTLGAAPVLEGSRTFVPLRFFSEAFGYIVKWDGIRKQVTIDSDAGLLPVVGSYDNLKKLVNESMTEGPVPAGAAEKSISADSAASGATAARAPSSAGPDYSGTNVQAEGVDEADIVKTDGDYLYQVNANRVFIARASGELKLSSTIELGGEFQPRELYVDGNRLLVLGTSFAEPMDVPAPNAKKMIMPIRSGTTKVLVYDTADKTKPVLSREVELEGNYLSSRKVGSSVYLIANRFLDLYSIQQEQGEQPAPLFHDSAVSSQWESVGYDRIRYFPDSVKNSYLMVAGFDLDRPDQKADVQSYLGSGQNVYASTDHLYVAVSPYGGPVRILPMVKRPAGSTPASPSAEQPPVPEQTTSLYKFRLDQGSLRFAGTGKVPGSVLNQFSMDERDGYFRIATTKGDMWAQGEQISKNNVYVLDESLTVTGKLESLAPGERIYSVRFLGNRAYMVTFRKVDPLFAIDLSDPQSPKVLGSLKIPGYSDYLHPYDETHLIGFGKDTIETAVENPFPGQESTQAFYQGMKLAMFDVSDVAHPVELFKEAIGNRGTDSELLHNHKALLFSKEKNLMAFPVTVAKINPKQTPNQPAGFPAYGEFAYQGAYVYGIDLQKGFTLKGKITHLTEEDIAKAGQGGGEWNKYINRILYSGTNLYTFSPSEIRSNDMGSLQPNGSLKLPAAAMPETGIPID; the protein is encoded by the coding sequence ATGAGACGAATATGGATGGTACCGGCTTTATCCGCCGCCCTGCTGCTGACGTCGAGTGCCTCCCCCGCCCCACCGGCAGCGGCCGGCCCGGGCAGCGAGTATACCCTGCTCCTGGAAGGAGCGGCTATGACGCTGGACGCCTCCCCTAAGCTGATGAACGGGACGATGATGGTTCCCCTGCGCAACCTGGCGGAAGCGGCTGGAGCCGAAGTGGAATGGAACCATAAGGAACAGAGCGTCACCGCTGTTAAAGGAGATACGTCGGTCAAGCTGACGATCGGCAGCACGTCGGCCGTCCGTAACGGCTCCCCTTGGACGCTGGGCGCCGCCCCTGTGCTGGAAGGCAGCCGGACCTTCGTTCCCCTGAGATTCTTCAGCGAAGCGTTCGGCTACATCGTCAAGTGGGACGGCATCCGCAAGCAGGTCACGATCGACAGCGATGCGGGACTTCTCCCGGTCGTCGGGAGCTATGACAACTTGAAGAAGCTGGTTAACGAGTCCATGACCGAAGGGCCTGTGCCTGCAGGGGCCGCAGAGAAAAGCATTTCCGCCGATTCGGCGGCAAGCGGTGCGACGGCTGCCCGCGCCCCTTCCTCCGCGGGCCCGGATTATTCGGGCACGAACGTTCAAGCAGAAGGGGTCGATGAAGCGGACATCGTCAAGACCGATGGAGACTACCTGTACCAGGTCAACGCCAACCGGGTGTTCATCGCCCGGGCTTCCGGGGAATTGAAGCTCTCTTCCACCATTGAACTGGGCGGGGAATTCCAGCCGCGGGAGCTTTATGTGGACGGAAACCGGCTTCTCGTCCTCGGGACCTCTTTTGCGGAACCGATGGACGTCCCTGCTCCTAACGCCAAAAAAATGATCATGCCGATAAGAAGCGGCACAACCAAAGTGCTTGTCTATGACACCGCTGACAAAACGAAGCCGGTTCTAAGCCGGGAAGTGGAGCTTGAAGGGAATTACCTCTCTTCCCGAAAGGTGGGCTCGTCGGTTTACTTGATCGCGAACCGTTTCCTGGACCTATACTCGATTCAACAGGAACAAGGAGAACAGCCCGCTCCCCTCTTCCATGACAGTGCGGTTTCTTCGCAATGGGAATCCGTCGGCTATGACCGAATCCGCTATTTCCCCGACTCGGTTAAGAACAGCTACTTGATGGTGGCCGGCTTTGACCTCGACCGGCCGGATCAGAAGGCCGACGTCCAGTCCTATCTGGGCTCCGGACAGAATGTCTATGCTTCGACCGACCATCTGTATGTGGCGGTTTCCCCATACGGCGGTCCTGTCCGAATCCTGCCCATGGTCAAGCGTCCGGCGGGTTCCACTCCCGCCAGCCCGTCCGCTGAGCAGCCTCCCGTTCCGGAGCAGACGACTTCGCTCTACAAGTTCCGTCTGGATCAGGGAAGTCTGAGGTTCGCAGGTACGGGCAAGGTGCCCGGCTCGGTGCTCAACCAATTCTCTATGGATGAACGGGACGGCTACTTCCGGATAGCCACCACCAAGGGAGACATGTGGGCCCAAGGCGAACAGATCTCCAAGAACAACGTGTATGTGCTCGATGAATCCTTGACGGTGACAGGCAAGCTCGAAAGTCTAGCTCCAGGTGAACGAATCTACTCCGTCCGTTTCCTGGGGAACCGAGCCTATATGGTCACCTTCCGCAAGGTGGATCCGCTGTTCGCCATCGACCTGTCGGATCCCCAGTCACCGAAGGTGCTCGGCAGCCTCAAGATCCCCGGGTACAGCGATTACCTGCATCCGTACGATGAAACCCATCTGATCGGGTTCGGCAAAGATACGATCGAGACCGCCGTGGAGAATCCCTTCCCGGGTCAGGAATCCACCCAAGCCTTTTACCAGGGGATGAAGCTTGCCATGTTCGACGTATCGGATGTGGCCCACCCCGTGGAGCTCTTCAAGGAAGCCATCGGAAACCGGGGAACCGATTCGGAGCTTCTGCACAACCATAAGGCCCTCCTCTTCTCCAAGGAGAAGAACCTGATGGCTTTCCCGGTTACCGTAGCCAAGATCAACCCGAAGCAGACGCCGAATCAGCCGGCAGGCTTCCCCGCCTACGGAGAATTTGCCTACCAGGGAGCCTACGTTTACGGCATCGATCTGCAGAAAGGCTTTACGTTGAAAGGAAAGATCACGCACCTGACGGAAGAGGACATCGCCAAAGCAGGACAAGGTGGAGGCGAGTGGAACAAGTATATCAACCGGATCCTCTATAGCGGAACCAATCTGTATACCTTCTCCCCTTCCGAAATCCGCTCGAACGACATGGGCAGCCTGCAGCCGAACGGAAGCCTGAAGCTTCCCGCCGCCGCTATGCCGGAAACGGGCATTCCGATCGACTGA
- a CDS encoding GNAT family N-acetyltransferase, translated as MDTNSPVYIRRYEPSDAPAQLELRLRNRTFMAPYDPVRPASFYTLEGQREQLERSLAGWEKDEEYAFAVCLVEGGELIGRVALSSVVRGAWQNANLGYFIDSAHNGKGFATEAVRQAVAFAFGEAGLHRVQAAIMPWNRPSIRVVEKAGFRLEGLAVKYLRIHGQWEDHRIYAVTNDSIE; from the coding sequence TTGGATACGAATAGCCCTGTCTACATCCGGAGATACGAGCCTTCCGATGCTCCGGCCCAGCTGGAGCTCCGCTTGCGCAACCGGACGTTTATGGCACCGTATGATCCCGTTCGCCCGGCCTCCTTTTATACGCTGGAGGGACAGCGGGAGCAGCTGGAGCGCAGCCTGGCGGGTTGGGAAAAAGACGAAGAGTACGCCTTCGCCGTTTGTCTTGTGGAAGGCGGGGAGCTGATCGGGAGGGTCGCCCTCTCGTCCGTCGTGCGGGGGGCTTGGCAGAACGCCAATCTAGGCTATTTCATCGATTCCGCGCACAACGGAAAAGGGTTTGCGACCGAGGCGGTTCGCCAAGCGGTCGCCTTTGCGTTCGGGGAAGCCGGTCTTCACCGGGTGCAGGCGGCCATCATGCCTTGGAACCGGCCTTCGATCCGGGTGGTGGAGAAAGCCGGCTTCCGGCTGGAGGGGCTGGCGGTGAAATACCTAAGGATCCACGGCCAATGGGAGGACCATCGGATCTATGCGGTCACCAACGACAGCATAGAGTGA
- a CDS encoding DUF92 domain-containing protein, whose translation MNEAGDWLIGLAGSTLIGGLAYAKRSLSASGWAAAIVVGTLLYALGSPVWFGALLAFFLSSTLLSRWKKKAKSTAEEGYEKSGRRDAGQVAANGLPAALLCVAQAVWPDPAWLAAFLGVMASVNADTWATEVGGLSRRPPRSILTGRVVAPGTSGGITLLGSGAAAAGSLFIGAASFLLLLLYPDPAWAGQPSGLSAVLCFAAALAGGLVGAFSDSLIGAKWQRMYRCAVCGRTVEKTSHCGRPAVFARGWRWMNNDAVNIISSLLGGVAGAVIYRLLL comes from the coding sequence TTGAACGAAGCGGGAGATTGGCTGATCGGCCTTGCCGGAAGCACGTTGATCGGAGGGCTGGCCTATGCCAAACGGTCCTTGTCGGCTTCAGGCTGGGCGGCGGCGATCGTAGTCGGGACGCTGCTTTATGCCTTGGGAAGCCCCGTTTGGTTCGGGGCGCTGCTGGCTTTTTTCCTCTCGTCGACGCTGCTGTCCCGATGGAAGAAGAAGGCGAAAAGCACGGCAGAGGAAGGATACGAGAAATCCGGCCGGCGCGATGCCGGCCAGGTGGCGGCGAACGGGCTGCCGGCGGCTCTTCTATGCGTGGCGCAGGCCGTGTGGCCGGATCCGGCTTGGCTGGCCGCCTTCCTCGGGGTGATGGCTTCCGTCAATGCCGATACATGGGCGACGGAGGTCGGCGGCTTGAGCCGCCGGCCGCCCCGGTCGATCCTGACGGGCCGGGTGGTCGCGCCGGGCACCTCGGGCGGAATCACCTTGCTGGGCAGCGGGGCGGCGGCAGCCGGAAGCCTTTTTATCGGCGCAGCATCCTTCTTGCTGCTCCTCCTTTACCCGGATCCCGCCTGGGCCGGTCAGCCATCAGGTCTTTCGGCCGTTCTCTGCTTCGCCGCCGCCCTGGCGGGAGGGCTCGTCGGAGCCTTCTCCGATTCTCTGATTGGCGCGAAATGGCAGCGGATGTACCGGTGCGCCGTCTGCGGCCGAACGGTGGAGAAGACCTCCCACTGCGGCCGTCCCGCCGTGTTCGCACGGGGCTGGCGGTGGATGAATAACGATGCGGTGAATATCATCAGCTCGCTCTTGGGCGGGGTGGCGGGAGCGGTCATCTACCGGCTTCTGCTTTGA
- a CDS encoding fumarylacetoacetate hydrolase family protein encodes MTTPIRNVYCVGRNYRLHAAELGNAVPDQPMLFMKPTHSVVLADGGSVPLPGDRGQVHYETELVLRIGRDYEPGLTVDELVDSIAIGIDFTLRDVQDGLKKKGHPWLAAKGFRNSAPVGAFRPFPGIAEAARSEFSLRRNGTEVQRGNLNDMIFSPQTIVDFVAAHFGLGEGDVIFTGTPEGVGAAADGDRFELYWAEEAAGNFTVRLEQA; translated from the coding sequence ATGACAACCCCCATTCGCAATGTATACTGCGTCGGCCGCAATTACCGTCTTCATGCGGCCGAGCTTGGCAATGCCGTCCCGGATCAACCGATGCTGTTCATGAAACCGACGCATTCGGTCGTGCTGGCGGACGGCGGATCCGTCCCGCTACCCGGGGACCGGGGGCAAGTTCACTATGAAACGGAGCTGGTGCTCCGCATCGGACGGGATTACGAGCCGGGCCTGACGGTCGACGAGCTGGTCGACTCCATAGCCATCGGCATTGACTTTACCCTGCGCGACGTGCAGGATGGGTTGAAGAAGAAGGGCCATCCGTGGCTGGCCGCCAAGGGCTTCCGGAATTCGGCGCCGGTCGGCGCCTTCCGGCCGTTTCCCGGGATTGCCGAAGCGGCCCGCAGCGAATTCAGCCTTCGCCGGAACGGGACGGAGGTACAGCGGGGCAATCTGAACGACATGATTTTTTCTCCTCAGACCATTGTGGATTTCGTGGCGGCCCACTTCGGATTGGGAGAAGGAGATGTTATCTTTACCGGAACCCCGGAAGGAGTAGGAGCGGCGGCAGACGGAGACCGCTTCGAGCTTTACTGGGCCGAGGAAGCTGCGGGTAACTTTACTGTTCGGCTGGAACAGGCCTAG